One window of the bacterium genome contains the following:
- a CDS encoding V-type ATP synthase subunit K, whose product MTKKLTLAIAIIALCTVAAAFAQDAPVEAKAGWFNWDAGTLALIGVGIAVVLAGFGSAIGIGIAANMSIGAMHEHPGLFPQFLLLSALPGTQGIYGFVAGFLIILWTGLLNDPSALAALTPVQGWHFLFAGVPVGLAGLVSGIHQGKVCASGVGLVVRDKANVAKAMTLAAFVEFYAILGLLASVLILLSIK is encoded by the coding sequence ATGACAAAAAAATTGACACTCGCGATAGCGATTATCGCACTTTGCACTGTCGCGGCGGCGTTTGCGCAGGATGCTCCCGTCGAGGCCAAAGCCGGATGGTTCAATTGGGATGCCGGAACACTCGCGCTCATCGGAGTCGGAATCGCGGTCGTGCTGGCAGGTTTCGGATCGGCTATCGGGATCGGGATCGCGGCGAATATGTCTATCGGCGCGATGCACGAGCATCCCGGATTGTTCCCGCAGTTCTTACTTCTGTCGGCGCTTCCGGGAACGCAGGGCATTTACGGATTCGTCGCGGGATTTTTAATTATCCTGTGGACCGGGCTTCTGAACGACCCATCCGCGCTGGCGGCGCTTACGCCGGTGCAGGGATGGCATTTCCTATTCGCGGGAGTGCCTGTCGGGTTGGCCGGATTGGTTTCGGGAATTCATCAGGGCAAGGTTTGTGCATCGGGCGTTGGGCTTGTCGTAAGAGATAAGGCGAATGTCGCCAAGGCTATGACGCTCGCGGCTTTCGTCGAGTTCTACGCCATCCTCGGTCTTCTGGCCAGCGTGTTAATTTTACTCTCCATCAAGTAA